Below is a window of Arabidopsis thaliana chromosome 2, partial sequence DNA.
CAAACTTTCAAAAGTAGAAGCAGAGAGATTCATTAACAATATAAATACATTACCTGAGACAACTGAAACTTCTTATCAAAAGTTTTGCTGTTTGCAATTAGAGCTTCAATAATTTCATCCCCTTTTGCACCCTCTCTACtcataaaagagaaaaacgtTACCAAATCTTCCAATGTACGCATTCAATATAATAAACACAGACGATATAAAGAATTCTTCTAACCTCCGCATAGCTTCAATTTCTTCACCAGTAAGATTCTGAGCTTCATTATTGTCGACGATTTCTCGATTATCTCTCGAATCGTCCATAACATTATTACTGTTACTTTCTGTGTAAGCAAACATCAATTAGACCAAATTCAATCCATCTATAACCAATTTACAAAAACTCAGTTTCTTTTGTATTCAGTATAGAGGATAATGTGAATTTGGTATTCAATAATAACAAACCTTGTTTAATGGGAAGAATGCGAGAGAGGAAAGAACCATCTTCTCCGGTTTCGACTTGGAACAGAGATCCAAACGGAGCTCCGATCAATGGCTTTAAAGAATAATTCTTATTCCCAATTTTTAATATACTGCAAGAAGAGGGagagaaaagaatcaaaaaaaaaattaaaaacaatagaaTTGAGGATGAGAATCAATCTGGATAAATTAAGAtattgaggaagaagacgcACGCGCCACTAGATAAACGAGCGAAGACGAGACGGTCACCATCGTTGATGTCGAGCAGAACGCTGCAACCTTCGCAAGCAAATCTGGGATTTGGATCTTGAGGCTTTTTATCCTCCGACATGACTGTCTGATCCTTATTGAGTTCCATCGAAACAAGAAGAGACTGCAGTTATGTTTGGTTAGTTTTCAGTTTCTGATTACAAATAAAGTGAATGGCGGATTAGTAAGTAAAACCCTAACTACACGACTAAAGGTTTTGTCGGTTAAATAAAGAGCGGTTTAAATGTTAATAATTAAGGCCAAGGTTAGAGCCCATTTAGGTGAAACATTATTGGGCTTTAAGAGTGCTATTGCCccaaataaatgtaaaaaatcCACGTGGAATTTCAATCTTGTTGTCCTAGATATGTGTGCCACGTGGTTGGGACGCGCGAAATATCCTCAACTTCCGAAAGCAGAGTGGGAGAGGATGATCCAATGTGGTGTACACAGTACACATAAAAAGAGTCAACATGATCAACGGCTTAGAATGAAAGATTGAAGAGATGAGTGCGTTGACCCAACGACGTGTTTTGTCTGTTTATCGGGAAACGAAGATGACCAAACAAGCCCTATCTCCGATTACACACACAATCAAAAGAAGATCAAGCCAAAAACAGAGGCATTGCGAATTTTAATTgatcactctctctctctatctctgttCACACATCTCTCCCAAAGGTATTTCGAATCgaaattcttttgatttctttctatgatttgtttacattttttcgtggtgttcttgatttttttctttgatcaaaaCTAGTAGAAATTTTCCAATTTCGTCCTGCCTTGTGATTAGTAGTAGatattttggaatttgattagtaggtagaagaagatgggGACGACGTTAGATGTATCAAGAGCAGAGCTAGCACTTGTGGTAATGTATTTGAACAAAGCAGAGGCAAGAGATAAGTTATGCAGAGCTATACAGTATGGTTCCAAGTTCTTGAGTGGTGGACAACCTGGTACTGCTCAAAATGTTGACAAATCTACTAGCTTAGCAAGAAAAGTCTTCCGTCTTTTCAAGGTTAatccttttgattttgattagaGTGTGTTTTTACCTCTTTgtttaattaactaaatattATCATTGTTGCAGTTTGTGAATGACTTGCATGGTCTTATCAGTCCTGTGCCTAAAGGAActcctcttcctcttgttTTACTTGGAAAGGTAGGTGCTTTAGAGATCAAAGCTCAGAGTTCGTTTCGGTTTTATATCTTTGTTCTGTATCAatctttgttgttattttcagTCGAAGAACGCACTTTTATCTACATTCTTGTTCCTGGATCAAATTGTCTGGCTTGGGAGATCAGGAATATATaaggtgagagagagagagatcatcaAGTTTATGTTCCACTGGTGTATTCtagttttgtgtgtttggcTAATGTCTTATATGTGTTATCTCAACACAGAACAAAGAACGAGCTGAGTTACTTGGACGTATATCTCTCTTCTGCTGGATGGGATCTTCTGTCTGCACAACTTTAGTCGAGGTCCGcctcttctttcacttttccGATCGATTCCTCATGTCATCTTGGCCTTTTTCGCCAGCTTATGTATCGGTTTTCACTGTTATCAGGTTGGTGAGATGGGAAGGCTTTCTTCATCAATGAAGAAGATCGAAAAGGGACTCAAGAATGGAAACAAGTATCAGgtaaagttttcttctttgttaagAAACTTCTAATTCtacaaaatcttattataaGAGACTCAATTCaaattgtataaaaatgtAGGATGAGGATTATCGTGCTAAgctaaaaaaatcaaacgagAGGTCACTTGCTTTGATCAAATCAGCTATGGACATTGTTGTAGCAGCTGGTCTTCTTCAGTTAGCTCCAACGAAGATCACTCCTCGTGTCACCGGAGCTTTTGGATTCATCACCTCCATCATTTCTTGTTACCAGGTAACACTTGTTTCATCCACAAGACCTCACTTTCCAATTTCgtaactttcttcttctgaattcTGATATTTACATGATTCTCATTGTTCTCCACAAACACAGTTGCTTCCGACACGCCCCAAGATCAAAACACCCTGAAGTCAATCGAGGAAGCTGGTGTTAAGGAGAAAGTCATTTCAGAAAGTTTCtgttcttcttattattaagGAAATTCACTGCTGTTATAAAACATCGTATAAAATACTTATTTGCAGGAATTACggttattataaatttatgcCTCAGATTCTTGATACACAAGTTTCAATACTCAATAGTATTGCATTATTATGAGATGTTGTTTCTGCTACGCAATAACTAGAGGCAAAATCCAACtacatatatgttttgatcTGATTATTATAATAGACTTTGGGCTTCATTCCGCCTAAAGCTACAACTTGGAGTCTGAAGAGCATCCATGCATCGTGGAACGCTCATTTTACACTGAATgctattttttattaaatatgaaaatcctcgatatttttctataaaaaaatatcttgaaAGTTGTTGATAGGCCCATGCATGGATACGAAGATTTTGGGAATTTAATTCCGAAATGTAagatttggtttgatttttttgttacatttgttCAAATTAGTTTTAGATTAAACTCTAAATTTAAATCATAAGAAATCATCAATTTTACCTGGATAATCTTAACAACTTATCATTAAGATCtgttataattattaatttgtaaacttgAGTTAAGTTCGATAAAATCACTTCGGTTCCATTCGTTTCAAATGTTTCCAGTCCAATGTCATGGGTATTGTTTAGGTTAGGTGTAACTGTGTAAGGTACAAAATGTTGTTTGGATCAATTAACGCAAACCAAACTCTCACTGCCTTTTACGATTCCAATGGCAATATACATTGCTTCTTTGGGATTTCTTCACAATCCCGCAAGGTTTAAACTTCCTCTGTCCAGTGTCCCCCCAAAAAAGTGCATATTACATTCCCATAACTGGCGTATATACAGAGCAACAGAGAATATCAGTTAAAAACGGTGTGAGCAAAAAGTGCTTCGGTTAAGTATTAAAATTGGTTCGAACCGGTGAAAAGTGCAATTGGGATTGCGTCTCTTTGCATCCAAAGGACCCAAACGGACCCCTCATCACCTATGTATCAACCTTCACTCGCTTCACCGGAGCGTGCACTTTCACAAACGCGGATTCTCAAATcaattttacttctttttaaaataatgttaaaagaataaaagatatatttctCATAATACAATGCATGAATATACTACAAAATCCttaattttcctaattttctaaaagataaaatctaataattcgctgaaaatggaaaagaataatattttgaacaaaataatttcCCCATTGTTGCCTATGACTAGCTCGCACGTTTTAAGCCTAATCTCTCACgaatacataaaaataaaattaaaactcatTGACCCTTTGACCTTAAAGCGCGTACCTAACACTCGCttctattttctctcttccctTTATATTACACCATCGAACCACTTCATATCAACCCTTGAAAACTTCACTCGTCACACATTCGATTCTTTCATCGTTGTGtctattataaatatatgtcaATTTGGTTTCTAAAAAATTCTAccattgattgattgatttttttttctttaagagaTGAATTTATTTACAAGAATCTCATCTCGGACTAAGAAGGCCAATCTTTACTACGTAACCCTAGTTGCTCTTCTCTGCATCGCTAGCTACCTTCTCGGTATTTGGCAAAACACGGCGGTTAATCCACGCGCCGCCTTCGATGATTCAGACGGTACACCGTGCGAGGGATTCACCAGACCTAATTCTACGAAAGATCTCGACTTCGACGCGCATCACAACATTCAAGATCCACCTCCGGTGACGGAAACCGCCGTTAGTTTCCCGTCGTGTGCCGCCGCGTTGAGCGAGCACACGCCATGCGAAGACGCGAAGCGATCGTTGAAATTCTCGAGGGAGAGATTGGAGTATAGGCAAAGGCATTGTCccgagagagaagaaatcttGAAGTGCAGAATTCCGGCGCCGTACGGTTACAAAACGCCGTTCCGATGGCCGGCGAGTCGTGACGTGGCGTGGTTCGCTAATGTGCCTCACACGGAGCTTACGGTTGagaaaaagaatcagaatTG
It encodes the following:
- the PEX11D gene encoding peroxin 11D (peroxin 11D (PEX11D); FUNCTIONS IN: molecular_function unknown; INVOLVED IN: peroxisome fission, peroxisome organization; LOCATED IN: mitochondrion, peroxisomal membrane, peroxisome, chloroplast, integral to peroxisomal membrane; EXPRESSED IN: 23 plant structures; EXPRESSED DURING: 13 growth stages; CONTAINS InterPro DOMAIN/s: Peroxisomal biogenesis factor 11 (InterPro:IPR008733); BEST Arabidopsis thaliana protein match is: peroxin 11E (TAIR:AT3G61070.3); Has 286 Blast hits to 286 proteins in 81 species: Archae - 0; Bacteria - 0; Metazoa - 53; Fungi - 35; Plants - 176; Viruses - 0; Other Eukaryotes - 22 (source: NCBI BLink).), translated to MGTTLDVSRAELALVVMYLNKAEARDKLCRAIQYGSKFLSGGQPGTAQNVDKSTSLARKVFRLFKFVNDLHGLISPVPKGTPLPLVLLGKSKNALLSTFLFLDQIVWLGRSGIYKNKERAELLGRISLFCWMGSSVCTTLVEVGEMGRLSSSMKKIEKGLKNGNKYQDEDYRAKLKKSNERSLALIKSAMDIVVAAGLLQLAPTKITPRVTGAFGFITSIISCYQLLPTRPKIKTP